From one Diprion similis isolate iyDipSimi1 chromosome 7, iyDipSimi1.1, whole genome shotgun sequence genomic stretch:
- the LOC124408290 gene encoding uncharacterized protein LOC124408290 yields MNDKVVILNNEDFDSNDKFVWERSMTLALIQEYKRFQQSFKDPSVKKKLIWKNIAACLRARGYTNVTDDACDKKWRNLKKTFKDIYTGQRRKNNGKWTYYDVLEDVLGKDPKILNALIEHPVVGDSPAIPKHPVVHKYKTADGQNVHVKVVDIGEITHLLDEQEACELTDVIENTEDENGPVEIVCEEYNGDEQIGIEVDQNQQQPPLWFTHFLTEYREQEKRHLELLQSMHKDILAMENKKVILLEKLLDKFDSATNQNAHSNNLRIPIVNIIHEEGSKL; encoded by the exons ATGAACGATAAAGTTGTAATCTTAAATAATGAGGACTTCGATTCTaatg ACAAATTTGTATGGGAGAGATCCATGACTTTAGCCTTAATTCAGGAGTACAAACGATTCCAACAGAGCTTCAAGGATCCaagtgtaaagaaaaaactaatttgGAAGAACATTGCTGCTTGCCTTCGTGCCCGAGGTTACACCAATGTTACGGATGATGCATGCGACAAGAAAtggcgaaatttgaaaaagacttTTAAGGACATTTATACAGGCCAGCGTcgcaaaaataatggaaaatggACCTATTATGACGTATTAGAAGACGTGTTGGGGAAAGATCCAAAGATTTTAAATGCTTTGATTGAGCATCCAGTAGTTGGTGATTCACCAGCAATACCTAAACACCCCGTTGTCCACAAGTACAAAACTGCAG atggCCAAAATGTTCACGTGAAAGTTGTAGACATAGGAGAAATCACCCACTTGCTTGACGAGCAAGAAGCGTGTGAATTAACAGATGTAATTGAGAATACAGAGGATGAGAATGGCCCGGTAGAGATTGTTTGTGAAGAGTACAATGGGGATGAGCAGATAGGAATTGAAGTTGATCAAAATCAACAACAGCCGCCACTCTGGTTTACTCATTTTTTGACAGAGTACAGAGAGCAGGAGAAGAGGCATTTGGAATTGTTGCAAAGCATGCACAAGGATATTCTTGctatggaaaataaaaaggtgATACTGCTTGAAAAACTACTCGATAAGTTCGATTCTGCCACTAATCAGAATGCGCACAGTAATAATTTACGAATTCCGATTGTAAATATTATCCATGAAGAAGGTAGcaaattataa
- the LOC124408091 gene encoding glycolipid transfer protein isoform X2, with the protein MSSSNAGVQQHAIDATADDNFVKFPPVIDGKINTAEFLDAARGVVRMVDKFGKLFAPVKYDMQGNIDKLNAKYVADKEKHSTLHDMILLEKISGKTLIATDALLWLRRGLHMIQLFFEKIIEDHKTGKASDDLVAFLKKAYKEALEPYHGWMAQQLFGLLSRTVPTRSQLLHALANEQRNKDDLIIQELDVFLVILKENLQNLLAFYIEHNLENDAKV; encoded by the exons ATGTCTTCATCAAACGCCGGGGTTCAACAACACGCCATTGACGCCACAGCCGATGATAATTTCGTTAAATTCCCTCCCGTTATCGACGGCAAAATAAACACCGCAGAGTTTTTAGATGCTGCGAGGGGCGTTGTGCGGATGGTCG ATAAATTTGGAAAGCTCTTTGCACCGGTTAAATATGACATGCAGGGAAACATTGAT AAATTGAACGCAAAGTATGTGGCTGACAAAGAGAAACACTCGACGTTGCATGACATGAtcttattggaaaaaatttcagggaaaaCCTTAATCGCCACAGATGCTCTCCTCTGGCTGCGAAG AGGCCTCCACATGATCCAGTTGTTCTTTGAAAAGATTATTGAGGACCACAAAACTGGAAAAGCTAGCGATGATCTGGTTgcttttctgaaaaaagcttACAAGGAAGCCCTGGAACCATATCACGGATGGATGGCACAGCAGCTGTTCGGA CTCTTATCAAGGACGGTACCGACACGATCCCAACTGCTGCACGCCCTTGCTAATGAGCAAAGGAATAAAGATGACTTGATAATACAGGAGCTAGACGTGTTTTTGGTCATCCTAAaggaaaatttgcaaaatctaCTCGCGTTTTACATAGAGCACAACCTGGAAAATGATGCGAAAGTATAA
- the LOC124408289 gene encoding uncharacterized protein LOC124408289, which yields MADNVLSLDDIIKKSKMSAMKGRGSRRGINRGTLRTNVSSRGRGGPVIADARFKIIQKNREKLTDARDKLAQIAKQSDARLKLDKLRATHLKTVDLPLSGISRQTGLNGRITLTTNKLHNKTMHPIPATNYLAPGSRAMEYRAPSMVETSYVDDMEMNFNDDYMMDSTPLRRTVNNEYVPVPPPPPPSFNLSPTNDYTWVKLPGSSLGRMGSSRPVEVQRPRDFKIVARTSMGKPTASSKDNWNFGSKARTILTEDTINDRYLDIRGRRDVGVKSRLDSLPNKPRTMGILSRPKSSSNSTSVTTGYRIVVSNLQANVTQEDIKELFEDVGELLVSRLVRPGTAEVIYKTLKDATKAVETYHNRQLDGHPMKCLLVNPRPKNNPTGPAVRPLPETRRSASSSYVQPSLGAVHRALFDD from the exons ATGGCCGATAATGTGCTGAGTTTGGATGACATAATCAAGAAGTCCAAAATGTCAGCAATGAAAGGCCGAGG GTCAAGAAGAGGCATCAACAGAGGTACTCTGCGGACAAACGTATCTTCGAGAGGTCGAGGAGGACCAGTAATTGCCGATGCTAGATTCAAAATCATCCAGAAGAATCGTGAGAAACTCACTGATGCTCGAGATAAACTAGCCCAAATAGCCAAGCAGTCCGATGCTAGGTTGAAGTTGGACAAATTACGCGCCACTCATTTGAAAACTGTCGATTTACCTCTCAGTGGAATTTCTCGTCAAACGGGCCTCAATGGTCGAATTACATTGACGACCAATAAACTCCACAATAAAACCATGCATCCGATTCCTGCTACAAATTATTTGGCTCCAGGTTCTAGAGCTATGGAGTACAGAGCACCGTCCATGGTCGAAACTTCATACGTTGATGATATGGAAATGAACTTTAATGATg ATTACATGATGGATTCAACACCCCTGAGGCGTACTGTTAACAACGAATATGTACCTGTGccacctccaccaccaccTTCATTCAACTTGTCCCCGACCAATGATTACACTTGGGTGAAGCTACCTGGTAGTAGTCTTGGAAGGATGGGTTCTTCTAGGCCAGTTGAGGTCCAGAGACCACGTGACTTTAAGATTGTGGCCCGTACTTCAATG GGCAAACCAACAGCTTCTTCAAAGGACAATTGGAATTTTGGATCAAAGGCAAG AACCATCTTGACCGAAGATACTATAAATGACAGATACTTGGACATCAGGGGTCGTAGAGATGTTGGCGTTAAATCGCGACTGGATTCATTACCAAATAAACCACGGACCATGGGTATTTTATCTCGTCCAAAGTCGAGCTCAAATTCAACATCAGTAACGACTGGTTATCGAATCGTTGTATCAAATCTCCAGGCCAATGTAACTCAGGAGGATATAAAG GAACTGTTCGAGGACGTCGGAGAATTGTTGGTGTCTAGGCTAGTGCGCCCGGGAACAGCTGAGGTGATTTATAAGACATTAAAAGACGCAACGAAAGCTGTGGAAACTTATCACAATCGACAACTTGATGGACATCCTATGAAATGTTTATTAGTTAATCCTCGaccaaaaaataatccaactgGCCCAGCAGTTAGGCCATTGCCCGA AACAAGACGGAGTGCGAGTTCGAGTTATGTGCAGCCTAGCCTTGGCGCAGTTCATCGTGCACTATTTGATGACTGA
- the LOC124408288 gene encoding tRNA (uracil-5-)-methyltransferase homolog A — MSKENTSKSTVAAKHVEDEKNPYAYLDRADFTSEKFKIEVRGLPKYYGISEFKRLLTERLELRLGKVKPPKRGSGWVYVCFRNEEDRKKAICAINGLSWKNSKLTAQAAKPAPDPFVKRKLERAVNPSAKKKKDDDADAIPPAERIKMSTTPLWDMPYDDQLKLKENEIKSVLKKLGQQMSKENNDLTDWIESQKVLHQGLLCDVQPILRADMIDGYRNKCEFTIGKSEMSDTVTIGFRLSSYAAGCTAVGPVEDLKHIPQRMIEAVKVFEGFVRKSKLDVFDPVNHSGYWRQVTARTSRSDQLMLIVAIHPQDLNQDQLIQLKAEIREFFDSEEGSKARVTSLYFQTITRRDVGGEGGIVLDHLSGTEYIEEELLGMKFRVSPRAFFQINTLGAEVLYKAAIDLAQPTMDTTVLDVCCGTGTIGISFSKHCGEVLGLEMIDDAIKDAKQNTLTNGITNCEFFVGKAEDILSPVIQRATKPNLIAIVDPPRAGLHQRALVTLRKAKKLHKLVYISCDPKAAIKNLIDLARPTSKQYQGEPLIPIKAVPVDMFPYTKHCELVIYLERFSKAKTSGNQTG; from the exons ATGAGCAAGGAAAATACAAGTAAATCAACGGTCGCTGCGAAACATGTCGAAGACGAGAAAAATCCATATGCATATTTGGACAGAGCTGACTTTACTTCGGAAAAATTTAAGATAGAAGTACGCGGTCTCCCAAAGTATTACGGTATTAGCGAATTCAAGAGGCTCTTGACCGAAAGGCTGGAGTTACGCTTAGGTAAGGTGAAGCCACCAAAGCGAGGCAGTGGTTGGGTGTATGTCTGTTTTCGCAATGAGGAGGACCGTAAAAAAGCCATCTGTGCCATAAATGGACTATCTTGGAAAAATTCTAAGCTCACAGCTCAG GCAGCAAAACCTGCTCCAGATCCATTTGTTAAACGGAAATTGGAAAGAGCGGTAAATCCAAgcgcgaagaaaaaaaaggatgatgACGCCGACGCGATTCCACCAGctgaaagaattaaaatgAGTACTACACCTCTGTGGGATATGCCCTATGATGATCAG CTGAAGTTGAAAGAGAATGAGATAAAGTCCGTGCTAAAAAAATTGGGGCAACAGATGAGTAAGGAAAACAACGATCTCACAGATTGGATTGAGTCGCAAAAAGTATTGCACCAGGGATTGTTGTGCGACGTACAACCAATACTTAGAGCAGACATGATAGATGGTTACAGGAACAAGTGTGAGTTTACAATTG GAAAAAGTGAAATGAGTGACACTGTTACAATCGGATTCAGATTATCCAGTTATGCAGCTGGATGCACCGCAGTCGGTCCTGTTGAAGATCTTAAACACATTCCTCAACGAATGATTGAGGCTGTTAAA GTATTTGAGGGATTTGTTAGAAAATCCAAATTGGATGTATTCGATCCAGTAAATCACAGTGGCTACTGGAGACAAGTTACTGCCCGAACTTCACGATCAGACCAATTAATGCTGATTGTAGCGATACACCCTCAAGATCTAAACCAAGATCAATTGATCCAACTAAAAGCTGAAATTCGGGAATTTTTTGACAGCGAAGAAGGTTCCAAAGCACGTGTCACTTCACTCTATTTCCAAACGATTACAAGAAG AGATGTAGGTGGTGAAGGCGGTATCGTTTTAGATCATTTAAGCGGAACAGAATACATTGAAGAAGAACTGCTAGGCATGAAGTTTAGAGTATCTCCAAGAGCTTTCTTCCAAATCAATACATTGGGGGCTGAGGTACTGTATAAAGCAGCCATTGATCTCGCCCAGCCAACAATGGATACTACAGTTTTAGATGTTTGTTGCGGTACAGGAACTATCggcatttcattttcaaaa caCTGCGGTGAAGTCTTGGGTTTGGAGATGATAGATGATGCAATAAAAGATGCTAAACAAAATACTTTGACAAACGGTATaacaaattgtgaatttttcgtTGGTAAAGCGGAAGATATTTTGTCACCGGTTATTCAGCGTGCAACTAAACCCAATCTTATTGCCATAGTTGATCCACCACGGGCTGGTCTAC ATCAACGAGCCTTGGTAACTTTACGAAAggcaaaaaaactgcataaaTTGGTATATATTTCATGTGATCCAAAAGCTGCGATTAAAAATCTAATAGATCTAGCACGACCGACATCAAAGCAATATCAGGGTGAGCCGTTGATTCCAATTAAAGCTGTGCCTGTTGACATGTTCCCATATACTAAACATTGCGAACTTGTAATTTACTTGGAAAGGTTCTCTAAAGCAAAAACATCTGGCAATCAAACTGGATGA
- the LOC124408091 gene encoding glycolipid transfer protein isoform X1, with the protein MNDDEVYTNMSSSNAGVQQHAIDATADDNFVKFPPVIDGKINTAEFLDAARGVVRMVDKFGKLFAPVKYDMQGNIDKLNAKYVADKEKHSTLHDMILLEKISGKTLIATDALLWLRRGLHMIQLFFEKIIEDHKTGKASDDLVAFLKKAYKEALEPYHGWMAQQLFGLLSRTVPTRSQLLHALANEQRNKDDLIIQELDVFLVILKENLQNLLAFYIEHNLENDAKV; encoded by the exons ATGAATGAT GACGAGGTATACACAAATATGTCTTCATCAAACGCCGGGGTTCAACAACACGCCATTGACGCCACAGCCGATGATAATTTCGTTAAATTCCCTCCCGTTATCGACGGCAAAATAAACACCGCAGAGTTTTTAGATGCTGCGAGGGGCGTTGTGCGGATGGTCG ATAAATTTGGAAAGCTCTTTGCACCGGTTAAATATGACATGCAGGGAAACATTGAT AAATTGAACGCAAAGTATGTGGCTGACAAAGAGAAACACTCGACGTTGCATGACATGAtcttattggaaaaaatttcagggaaaaCCTTAATCGCCACAGATGCTCTCCTCTGGCTGCGAAG AGGCCTCCACATGATCCAGTTGTTCTTTGAAAAGATTATTGAGGACCACAAAACTGGAAAAGCTAGCGATGATCTGGTTgcttttctgaaaaaagcttACAAGGAAGCCCTGGAACCATATCACGGATGGATGGCACAGCAGCTGTTCGGA CTCTTATCAAGGACGGTACCGACACGATCCCAACTGCTGCACGCCCTTGCTAATGAGCAAAGGAATAAAGATGACTTGATAATACAGGAGCTAGACGTGTTTTTGGTCATCCTAAaggaaaatttgcaaaatctaCTCGCGTTTTACATAGAGCACAACCTGGAAAATGATGCGAAAGTATAA
- the LOC124408092 gene encoding transmembrane protein 17B-like, translating to MWKNTVISASDRIFPGLAYHNRIKEFHDIGNQIKSSLPLQMALYFNTWLFPFWFFISLNLLDQKYHKLSDIYKFITVGVFVIVAVSECIRLYLGYLGNLAEKIPELACFWLISTLIQFPLQMFTLVDGRMLPGRGEHVINSVMIVFLITEIITGTIALRNSANHHAKRFYLAQLYEIGEKLE from the exons ATGTGGAAGAATACAGTAATAAGTGCATCAGATAGAATATTTCCAGGTCTTGCTTATCACAATCgaataaaagaatttcatGACATAG GAAACCAGATCAAGTCCAGTTTACCGCTACAAATGGCACTGTATTTCAATACTTGGCTATTTCCCTTTTGGTTTTTCATCAGTTTGAATCTTCTCGATCAAAAA tatcaTAAACTATCGGacatttacaaatttataacTGTTGGCGTTTTTGTAATTGTTGCCGTTTCGGAATGCATACGACTGTACCTGGGGTATCTCGGGAATTTGGCAGAAAAG ATTCCTGAGTTGGCTTGTTTTTGGTTGATTTCAACACTGATACAATTTCCTCTACAAATGTTCACTCTAGTTGATGGTAGGATGCTGCCAGGTAGAGGAGAACATGTAATAAATAGTGTTATGATAGTTTTCCTAATCACTGAAATAATTACCGGAACAATCGCATTAAGAAATTCAGCCAATCATCACGCAAAAAGATTTTATCTTGCACAACTTTACgaaattggtgaaaaactAGAGTAA